From the genome of Miscanthus floridulus cultivar M001 chromosome 10, ASM1932011v1, whole genome shotgun sequence, one region includes:
- the LOC136485539 gene encoding PAN domain-containing protein At5g03700-like: MRRGKGDDPAIAAAVAIAVLCVASAVLLANGAAEREELTTQLSNGFTAAHAAGAAVPFEPVLYAPSSAFALGFLRVGAASLDLAVVHLPSSFPVWRATPAHLGDWSRPATLTFDDGSLVLTGHDDGVLWQTVDTVGDVVVLLDSSNLVVWRHEKTVPEWESLRHPSDTLVLGQNFTRSSPPLVSANRRFSLRLGKTYMALHMEFYGGRTTPTYWRHTALEAQPVDGTEPPVYGRLDARGFFGLYLEGGGGDQRVDVLSFDTFVQNLTGAFRRMTLDDDGNLRAYYWASGSKAWTSDYRAISERCELPTPCGAYGLCVPGKAQCQCLDDNSTSAPAAADAQSCHAEETADLCAGSGQQLGFDVVGRKRVSVAYKEELPFETNRTAEECEAACAGNCSCWGAVHSGASGYCYLIDFPVETLVYEADDRKVGYFKVRKPTPASSTGMSPGVAAATAALSLVLVGLAMAGACIGYQIRKRRKRRRAGMYKDLNSMDSSNNSFRA; the protein is encoded by the coding sequence ATGAGGCGAGGCAAGGGCGACGATCCGGCgatcgccgccgccgttgccatcGCCGTGCTCTGCGTCGCATCGGCAGTGCTCCTGGCCAACGGTGCCGCCGAGAGAGAAGAGCTGACAACGCAGCTGTCGAACGGCTTCACCGCGGCGCACGCAGCGGGCGCGGCGGTGCCGTTCGAGCCGGTGCTGTACGCGCCCAGCAGCGCCTTCGCGTTGGGCTTCCTCCGCGTGGGCGCGGCGTCGCTCGACCTCGCCGTGGTCCACCTCCCATCCTCCTTCCCCGTCTGGCGCGCCACGCCGGCCCACCTCGGGGACTGGTCGCGCCCGGCCACGCTCACGTTCGACGACGGCAGCCTGGTCCTCACCGGCCACGACGACGGCGTGCTGTGGCAGACGGTCGACACCGTCGGCGACGTCGTCGTGCTGCTCGACTCCTCCAACCTCGTCGTGTGGCGGCACGAGAAGACGGTGCCGGAGTGGGAGAGCTTGCGCCACCCGTCCGACACGCTCGTCCTGGGCCAGAACTTCACGCGTTCCTCGCCGCCGCTCGTCTCCGCCAACCGCCGCTTCTCGCTGCGGCTCGGGAAGACGTACATGGCGCTGCACATGGAGTTCTACGGCGGCCGGACGACGCCGACGTACTGGCGGCACACGGCGCTCGAGGCGCAGCCGGTGGACGGCACGGAGCCGCCGGTCTACGGCCGCCTCGACGCCCGCGGGTTCTTCGGCCTGTAcctcgagggcggcggcggcgaccagaGGGTGGACGTGCTGTCGTTCGACACGTTCGTGCAGAACCTCACCGGAGCCTTCCGGCGGATGACGCTGGACGACGACGGCAACCTCCGCGCGTACTACTGGGCCAGCGGCTCCAAGGCGTGGACGTCGGACTACAGGGCCATCTCGGAGCGGTGCGAGCTGCCGACGCCGTGCGGCGCGTACGGCCTGTGCGTCCCCGGGAAGGCCCAGTGCCAGTGCCTCGACGACAACAGCACgagcgcccccgccgccgccgacgcccagTCGTGCCACGCCGAGGAGACCGCCGACCTGTGCGCCGGCAGCGGGCAGCAGCTGGGATTCGACGTGGTGGGGCGGAAGCGGGTGTCCGTGGCGTACAAGGAGGAGCTGCCGTTCGAGACGAACAGGACGGCGGAGGAGTGCGAGGCGGCGTGCGCGGGCAACTGCAGCTGCTGGGGCGCGGTGCACAGCGGCGCGAGCGGGTACTGCTACCTCATCGACTTCCCCGTGGAGACGCTGGTGTACGAGGCCGACGACCGGAAGGTGGGCTACTTCAAGGTCAGGAAGCCGACGCCGGCATCGTCGACGGGCATGTCGCCGGGCGTCGCCGCAGCGACGGCGGCGCTGTCGCTGGTCCTGGTCGGCCTGGCCATGGCCGGAGCTTGCATCGGGTACCAGATTCGGAAGAGGAGGAAGCGGAGACGAGCGGGGATGTACAAGGATCTCAACTCCATGGACAGCTCCAACAATTCGTTCAGGGCATGA
- the LOC136487708 gene encoding F-box protein At5g03100-like yields the protein MHPGESSKRAAPPALSSGGSIDALPDGVLEHIVGFVPAPEAVQTCVLARRWRYLWRSAPGLRVGWLGDGPGLHLGWPGDEEQASPPVKEHRELVDRLLLLRGGSPLDTCDIRLGEFQDDDVPRVNFWVWHAISCKVRQFTLSIHWHSYLKLDDLPLVSQHLTRLELRGVWVDSSFLDFSSCPALEYLDLLHCDLSTVKNISSYSLKHLSITQSRFPDDFDQFMFTGVLETRNRTCIYAPNLVSLRLDGLENLTPRLVSMPSLVEASVRITDDCGDYCVMLSEPDITDCLCELCDSSRGGTGYSCVLFQSLSKAKSLLLTCNTSDTLPQILFKWDLRWCPVFSMLKTLVLNEYWCVPDDANLLLRILEHTPVLEELTLELFSEGPNYEVEMKGSINQMDRSAKISEYLNIVKIKCQILDESVLNVLELLRTFGICFGF from the exons ATGCATCCTGGGGAAAGCAGCAAGAGAGCGGCGCCTCCAGCTCTCAGCAGCGGAGGCAGCATTGACGCTCTGCCTGACGGCGTCCTGGAGCACATCGTCGGCTTCGTGCCTGCGCCGGAGGCCGTGCAGACGTGCGTGCTCGCCCGCCGCTGGCGCTACCTCTGGAGGTCCGCCCCAGGCCTGCGCGTTGGGTGGCTGGGTGATGGCCCAGGCCTGCACCTTGGTTGGCCGGGTGATGAAGAGCAGGCCTCGCCGCCGGTGAAGGAGCACCGGGAGTTGGTGGAccgcctgctcctcctccgcGGAGGTTCACCGCTTGACACGTGCGACATCAGGTTGGGCGAGTTCCAGGACGATGACGTGCCACGCGTCAACTTCTGGGTCTGGCACGCTATATCGTGCAAAGTCAGGCAGTTCACGCTCAGTATCCATTGGCATAGCTATCTTAAGCTAGACGATCTGCCTCTCGTCTCCCAGCACCTCACCAGGCTAGAGCTGCGTGGAGTATGGGTCGACAGTAGTTTTCTTGACTTCTCCAGCTGCCCGGCCTTGGAATATCTGGATTTGCTTCACTGTGATCTCTCGACGGTCAAGAACATCTCATCTTACTCCCTGAAGCATCTAAGCATCACACAGTCCCGTTTCCCTGATGACTTTGATCAATTCATGTTCACTGGTGTTCTAGAGACTCGCAATCGCACTTGCATTTATGCGCCAAATCTGGTCTCACTGCGCCTAGATGGCCTTGAGAACTTGACTCCCAGGCTTGTCAGCATGCCATCACTGGTGGAGGCATCTGTCCGAATAACAGATGACTGTGGGGACTACTGCGTTATGCTATCTGAACCAGACATCACAGATTGTCTTTGTGAGTTGTGTGACAGTTCTCGTGGTGGCACGGGCTATAGTTGTGTGCTTTTTCAGAGTTTATCAAAAGCTAAGAGTTTGCTGTTGACTTGTAATACATCCGACACG TTGCCCCAGATTCTTTTCAAATGGGATTTAAGATGGTGCCCTGTGTTCAGCATGTTAAAGACCTTGGTGCTCAATGAATATTGGTGTGTTCCTGATGATGCCAATCTATTACTTCGTATTCTTGAGCACACACCGGTTCTTGAGGAGCTCACTCTTGAACTTTTTTCTGAG GGGCCTAACTATGAAGTGGAGATGAAAGGAAGCATCAATCAGATGGACCGATCAGCTAAGATTTCAGAATACCTTAACATAGTCAAAATCAAGTGTCAGATTCTTGATGAAAGTGTTCTCAATGTTTTGGAGCTCCTACGCACCTTTGGCATAT GTTTTGGTTTCTGA